A part of Vigna radiata var. radiata cultivar VC1973A chromosome 11, Vradiata_ver6, whole genome shotgun sequence genomic DNA contains:
- the LOC106776487 gene encoding protein PIN-LIKES 2, which translates to MFAGNTLTSAHADLAAAIVPLLKLLCLTVIGLVLANPRMQFIPRATFKLLSKLVFALFLPCLIFTDLGESITLENFVDWWFIPVNVLVSTAIGCLLGFLVVIICKPPPELNRFTIIMTGFGNTGNLLLAVVGSVCHSDDNPFGKQCNTRGVTYVSLSQWVSVILVYTLVYHMMEPPMEYYEIVEEGAEIEEEQALNDISRPLLVEAEWPGIEDKETEHSKTPFIARIFKSISGISPSNIPELEATAESGGNSPKSIRCLAEPRVVRRIRIVAKQTPIQHILQPPTLASLLAIIVGTVPQLKAVFFGYDAPLSFITDTLEIVAAAMVPSVMLVLGGMLAEGPNESKLGLKTTIGITVARLLVLPVLGIGIVTLSDKLNFLVENDAMFRFVLLLQYTTPSAILLGAIASLRGYAVSEASALLFWQHIFALLSFSLYIVIYFRIIMYV; encoded by the coding sequence ATGTTTGCTGGTAATACTTTGACGTCTGCTCATGCGGATCTGGCAGCTGCCATAGTGCCATTGTTGAAGCTGCTATGCCTTACAGTCATAGGGCTAGTTCTTGCAAACCCAAGAATGCAATTCATTCCTAGAGCTACTTTTAAACTTCTTAGTAAACTTGTGTTTGCCCTGTTCTTGCCTTGCCTTATATTTACTGATCTAGGTGAAAGCATTACTCTTGAAAATTTTGTGGATTGGTGGTTTATCCCTGTTAATGTGCTAGTTAGTACAGCTATTGGATGCTTACTCGGGTTCTTAGTGGTGATCATATGTAAACCACCTCCAGAGTTAAACCGATTTACTATTATAATGACGGGATTCGGTAACACTGGAAACCTCCTCCTTGCTGTGGTTGGATCTGTTTGCCATAGTGATGATAATCCATTTGGAAAGCAGTGCAACACTAGAGGGGTGACATATGTTTCTTTATCTCAATGGGTTTCTGTTATCCTCGTATACACTCTTGTTTATCACATGATGGAACCTCCTATGGAGTATTACGAGATTGTTGAGGAAGGGGCTGAAATCGAGGAAGAGCAAGCATTGAATGATATCAGTAGACCACTCCTTGTAGAAGCTGAGTGGCCTGGCATCGAGGATAAAGAGACTGAGCATTCTAAGACACCGTTTATTGCTAGGATATTTAAAAGCATCTCAGGTATATCCCCGTCCAATATTCCTGAGCTTGAAGCAACAGCAGAAAGTGGTGGGAATAGTCCAAAATCCATTAGGTGCTTGGCTGAACCTAGAGTTGTCAGGAGGATCAGAATTGTTGCTAAACAAACTCCCATTCAGCATATACTTCAACCCCCAACACTTGCCTCTCTATTGGCTATTATTGTTGGCACAGTGCCTCAGCTTAAGGCTGTGTTCTTTGGATACGATGCTCCATTATCTTTCATTACAGACACTTTGGAGATTGTAGCAGCAGCAATGGTACCTTCTGTGATGCTTGTACTGGGGGGTATGCTTGCTGAAGGACCAAATGAGTCTAAACTTGGGCTTAAAACTACTATTGGTATTACTGTGGCAAGACTTCTGGTGCTTCCTGTCCTGGGAATTGGGATTGTGACTTTGTCAGATAAGCTAAATTTCCTAGTTGAGAATGATGCTATGTTCAGATTTGTGCTTTTGTTGCAGTACACTACACCGAGTGCTATTTTACTGGGGGCAATTGCCAGCTTAAGGGGTTATGCAGTTAGTGAAGCCTCAGCCCTTCTCTTCTGGCAGCATATATTCGCCCTTTTATCCTTTTCATTGTACATCGTTATCTACTTCAGAATTATTATGTATGTATGA
- the LOC106776512 gene encoding pentatricopeptide repeat-containing protein At1g22960, mitochondrial, whose amino-acid sequence MSLYFRASKPFLTLKVRFLVPLPSSFSFCTNDAVVNNNRSVVLFRAAVAEPELLVRVLNTVRDRPVAALRFFRWAEGQTGFKQSKLAYAVILDILARNGLMRSAYCIMEKEAVRMGDVVDVLMDGRVFSSEVSVKLLDLLLWIYLKKSMLGMWWLVFYKMIAKGLLPDVKNCNRALRLLKDTNLAREVYDVMMECGIKPTTVTYNTMLDSFCKQRQVQQAQQLLLQMQRVGCSANELTYNIMVNGLSHKGELEKAEELIKEMLRLGLKVSAYTYDPLIRGYCENGMFDKAYRVEEEMMSIGVLPTIATYNTIMYGFCKWGRVSDARQLLLDVMVKKDLMPDLISFNTLIYGYCRLGSLGEAFLLFVELRYRSLVPSVVTYNTLIDGLCRFGDLDVARRIKDEMIKHGPNPDVFTYTILVRGFCMMGNLPMAKELFDEMLHRGLQPDRFAYITRIVGELKLGDPSKAFGMQEEMISRGFPPDLITYNVFIDGLHKLGNLKEASKLVEKMLYYDGIVPDHVTYTSIIHAHLMAGHLRKARVVFNKMLSKGIFPSVVTYTVLIHSYAVRGRLERAIFGFIEMQEKGVCPNVITYNALINGLCKAEDAYGVPDD is encoded by the exons ATGAGCCTCTATTTTAGAGCCTCAAAACCCTTCTTAACCCTCAAAGTGCGCTTCCTTGTGCCCTTGCCCTCTTCCTTTTCCTTCTGCACAAACGACGCCGTTGTGAACAACAACCGCTCGGTGGTGCTTTTCCGTGCCGCGGTTGCTGAGCCGGAGTTGCTGGTCCGGGTTCTGAACACGGTTAGAGACCGGCCCGTGGCTGCTCTCCGGTTCTTTCGATGGGCCGAGGGCCAAACCGGGTTCAAGCAATCTAAATTGGCATATGCCGTTATTCTCGACATTCTCGCGCGGAACGGCTTGATGCGGTCTGCATATTGCATCATGGAGAAGGAGGCAGTAAGAATGGGCGACGTGGTGGATGTTTTGATGGACGGCAGGGTTTTTTCTTCCGAGGTATCTGTTAAGCTTCTGGATTTGTTGCTTTGGATTTACTTGAAAAAGTCGATGCTTGGGATGTGGTGGTTGGTGTTTTATAAGATGATTGCGAAGGGGTTGTTGCCCGATGTGAAGAATTGCAATAGGGCTCTGAGATTGCTTAAGGATACCAACTTGGCGAGGGAGGTTTATGATGTGATGATGGAGTGTGGGATTAAGCCTACAACTGTTACATATAATACAATGTTGGATTCCTTTTGCAAGCAAAGGCAGGTTCAGCAAGCTCAGCAGCTTTTGCTTCAGATGCAGAGGGTGGGGTGTTCGGCCAACGAATTGACTTATAATATTATGGTCAATGGTTTATCACACAAGGGGGAGTTGGAGAAGGCCGAGGAACTAATCAAGGAGATGTTGAGATTGGGACTCAAGGTTTCGGCTTACACATACGATCCTTTGATTCGTGGCTACTGTGAGAACGGTATGTTTGATAAAGCCTATAGGGTTGAGGAGGAGATGATGAGTATAGGGGTTTTGCCTACGATAGCGACCTACAATACAATCATGTATGGCTTTTGCAAGTGGGGAAGAGTGAGTGATGCTAGGCAGTTGTTGTTAGATGTAATGGTTAAAAAGGATCTGATGCCGGACTTGATTTCATTCAACACTCTAATTTACGGTTACTGCAGGTTGGGAAGTTTAGGGGAGGcttttctattatttgttgAGTTAAGATACAGAAGTCTAGTTCCCAGTGTTGTGACCTATAATACGCTTATTGATGGTCTTTGCAGATTTGGGGACTTGGATGTGGCCAGGCGGATAAAAGATGAAATGATCAAACATGGGCCTAATCCTGATGTATTTACGTATACAATTCTTGTTAGAGGATTTTGCATGATGGGGAACTTGCCAATGGCTAAGGAATTATTTGATGAGATGCTGCATAGAGGATTGCAGCCAGATCGTTTTGCATACATAACTCGAATAGTAGGTGAGCTGAAGCTTGGTGACCCATCTAAGGCTTTTGGTATGCAGGAAGAAATGATTTCCAGAGGCTTTCCTCCTGATTTGATTACATATAATGTCTTTATCGATGGGCTCCACAAGTTGGGAAATTTGAAAGAAGCAAGTAAACTTGTGGAGAAAATGCTCTACTACGATGGAATCGTTCCAGATCATGTAACTTATACTAGCATCATCCACGCTCACTTGATGGCTGGGCATCTTAGGAAGGCTAGAGTGGTGTTCAATAAGATGTTGAGCAAAGGGATATTTCCATCAGTTGTCACTTACACAGTTCTAATTCATTCATATGCAGTCAGGGGAAGGCTGGAACGAGCTATTTTTGGCTTTATTGAGATGCAAGAGAAGGGTGTATGTCCAAATGTGATCACCTACAATGCTTTAATCAATGGACTTTGCAAG GCTGAAGATGCTTATGGTGTTCCTGATGATTAA
- the LOC106776862 gene encoding uncharacterized protein LOC106776862, translating to MTDFILSFYEGLSPTDRSWADAASGGSFLDRSPEDGIDLIERKAVDNQQYGTRENSVTLLKGVHXIENGVVDGRRIDERLNNLESKLDKIASLFKTSTPQIAKKCGICISTDHYTDECPSLMETTVENSSQAFAANTFGGNRPYQNYHDRYQQNMQPYVPLQQRXPYVPPQQRXQXXPEMSLQDFMKTMLEQNSEIKKSIVDLTXRVEKLEAKESNKLPAQTVINPQNVSAITLRTGKQVQVPKGFQEDEDKKKEEEQVDDNGGPNEPSPETTTKKSRLVPPNSSSKNSSSSYSPPPPYPNRLKPRNKKIEELDQEILNIFKKVEINIPLLDAVKQIPKYAKFLKEICTNRRRFRDKEVVNLGRNVSSLIKKNIEIPRKCKDPEISNNDDNVDLKSDSDFLTNVTRDCKNEEPHNRIQKNKVLDFGHASGGHDRDSRYWNKNDRRRGGDYNEDIMEQTNKDPRDEIPESDVAIKKDSNFFLSFLILK from the exons ATGACAGACTTCATTCTAAGCTTTTATGAAGGCCTAAGTCCAACTGATAGGTCATGGGCAGATGCTGCAAGCGGAGGATCTTTCTTAGACAGGTCACCAGAAGATGGGATAGATCTAATTGAACGAAAGGCAGTAGACAATCAACAAtatggaacaagagaaaattcagTGACTTTGTTGAAAGGAGTGCATGANATTGAAAACGGTGTAGTTGATGGAAGGAGGATAGATGAAAGATTGAATAACTTAGAAAGCAAACTCGACAAGATTGCAAGTTTGTTTAAAACCTCCACACCACAAATTGCTAAGAAGTgtggaatttgcatttcaactGATCACTACACTGATGAATGTCCTAGCTTGATGGAAACTACTGTGGAAAACTCATCCCAAGCTTTTGCTGCGAACACGTTTGGAGGAAATAGACCATACCAGAATTATCATGATAGGTATCAACAGAACATGCAACCTTATGTTCCACTTCAACAAAGGCNACCTTATGTTCCACCTCAACAAAGGCANCAANCTCANCCTGAAATGTCACTGCAAGATTTCATGAAAACAATGCTTGAGCAAAATTCAGAgatcaagaaatcaattgtagATTTGACTCANAGGGTGGAAAAGTTAGAGGCTAAGGAGTCAAATAAGCTGCCTGCACAAACAGTGATCAACCCGCAAAATGTAAGTGCTATTACTTTAAGAACGGGTAAGCAAGTACAGGTCCCTAAAGGATTCCAAGAGGATgaagataagaagaaagaagaagaacaagttgATGACAATGGAGGACCAAATGAACCATCACCTGAGACTACCACTAAAAAATCTAGGTTAGTACCTCCTAactcttcttctaaaaattcttcttcatcttattcTCCACCTCCTCCATATCCCAATCGGTTGAAGccgagaaacaaaaaaattgaggaGTTAGACCAAGagattttgaatattttcaaaaaagtgGAGATCAACATTCCCTTGCTAGATGCTGTTAAGCAAATACCTAAATACGccaagtttttaaaagaaatttgcacaaatagaAGGCGTTTTAGGGATAAAGAGGTTGTGAATTTAGGAAGAAATGTNTCAAGCTTGATTAAGAAGAATATTGAAATACCGCGAAAATGCAAGGATCCAG AAATAAGTAACAATGACGACAATGTTGATTTAAAAAGTGATTCTGATTTTCTTACAAATGTCACAAGAGATTGCAAAAATG AAGAACCACATAATAGGATACAAAAGAATAAAGTCCTTGACTTTGGGCATGCCTCTGGAGGACATGATCGAGATTCAAGATATTGGAATAAGAATGATAGGAGAAGGGGTGGTGATTACAATGAGGATATAATGGAGCAGACAAATAAGGATCCTAGAGATGAAATTCCTGAAAGTGATGTTGCTATAAAGAAggattctaatttttttctcagttttttaattttaaaataa